One segment of Desulfovermiculus halophilus DSM 18834 DNA contains the following:
- the tpiA gene encoding triose-phosphate isomerase, producing the protein MKLCMAANWKMHKTQSQAGETAAELVRILGSNLPQDREVVLIPPFTALHAVSQALTSAPGFVLGAQNFYPADQGAFTGEIGPDMLLDHGCSLALAGHSERRHVLGEDNEFVAQKVRFGLDKGLRMILCIGETLQQRDSGQLETVLHDQLSTALSGLQLSNLESRLLIAYEPVWAIGTGKVAQPEDIAQAHAYVRKELTTLLPQSGQSVPILYGGSVKPDNIAQIIGIDNVNGVLVGGAGLEAESMAQIAMGTAQ; encoded by the coding sequence ATGAAGCTCTGCATGGCCGCCAACTGGAAAATGCACAAAACCCAGTCCCAGGCCGGAGAAACAGCCGCTGAGCTGGTCCGTATTCTGGGCTCCAATCTGCCCCAGGACCGGGAAGTGGTCCTCATTCCCCCTTTTACCGCCCTGCATGCCGTATCCCAGGCCCTGACCTCCGCCCCCGGCTTCGTCCTGGGAGCCCAGAACTTCTACCCTGCCGATCAAGGGGCATTTACCGGAGAAATCGGACCGGACATGCTCCTGGACCACGGCTGCTCCCTGGCTTTGGCCGGTCATTCCGAGCGCAGGCATGTCCTGGGCGAAGACAATGAGTTCGTGGCCCAAAAGGTTCGCTTCGGGCTGGACAAGGGCCTGCGCATGATCCTGTGCATCGGGGAAACCCTTCAGCAGCGGGACAGCGGACAGCTGGAAACCGTGCTGCACGATCAGCTGTCCACCGCCCTGTCCGGGCTGCAACTCTCCAATCTGGAGTCCAGGCTGCTCATTGCCTACGAACCGGTATGGGCCATCGGCACCGGAAAGGTCGCCCAGCCGGAAGATATAGCCCAGGCCCACGCCTATGTCCGCAAAGAGCTGACCACCCTCCTGCCGCAGTCCGGGCAGTCGGTGCCCATCCTCTACGGCGGATCCGTCAAGCCGGACAATATCGCTCAGATCATAGGTATTGACAATGTAAACGGAGTCCTGGTAGGTGGTGCTGGCTTGGAGGCAGAGAGCATGGCCCAGATTGCCATGGGCACGGCCCAATAA